The Cyclobacteriaceae bacterium DNA segment AAATCTTGTTGGTGAATGGAGGCGTTGATATTTCAAAGAACCCGGTGTGGATTGAGGCGCCCCACATTTTTAAGAAAGACGGATACTATTACCTGATTTGTGCCGAGGGCGGGACAGCTTACAATCACTCTGAAGTTGTTTTCCGAAGTGAAAGCGCAACAGGTCCTTATGTGCCTTGGGATAAAAATCCGATTTTAACACAGCGTCATCTTGATCCATCAAGACCAAACCCGATTACCACAACCGGTCATGCCGATTTTGTTGAACTTGAAAATGGTGAGTGGTGGGCTGTATTTTTAGGTTGCAGGCCGTATGCGGATAAGGATTATTTCAACACCGGACGGGAAACGTTTCTTGCTCCGGTAAAGTGGATTGACAGATGGCCGGTCATCAACCCGGATTTTGAAGAAGTGCAGTATCGTTATCCTGTACCCGTTTCGGGCACAACGCAATCAGCGTCTAACTATTCACGGTTCAATCACCGGTATGAATTTGATGAGGATAAACTCCATTACAATTTTCAATTTTTACGTACCGTGCGCGAAAAGTGGTACAGCTTATCTGATCATTCAGGTCATTTGACTTTAGCTGTGCGACCAGAAACCTGTTCGGGTAAAATGAACCCGTCTTTTGTGGCGCATCGTCAACCGCATCTTACCGGATCGGCCAGTACATCTATGGCCTTTTCGCCTGCAACGGAAAATGAAATGGCCGGTTTGATGATTTTTCAAAATGAAACGCATTTTTATTTTCTCGCAAAAACCCTGGTCGAAGGCAAGCCCGCAATAGCCTTGTATCAATCATCTGTTGATGGAGAGGAGATGAAGCTACTGGTCAGTGAGGAAATTGATGGTGAGGTTGTTCGGTTGAAAATTGAGGCCCGAAGAGACACCTATGCATTTTTCTTTTCTGTTCTTGATGGTGACTGGACACTGCTGAAGGAAAACATTGACGCACGTTTTCTCAGTACACGTGAAGCAGGAGGTTTTGTGGGTTGCATGTATGCGATGTACGCAACCTCACTTGGGAGGAAATCCACCAGCATGGTGAATTTTGATTGGTTTGAAGTGCTGAGTGAAGATCAATAGTCAGGTAAACCATTCCAATCTTTCCTTGTACTGAGTAGAAAGTTGATGGTGTAATTGTTTGGCCGACTCCATTCCGGTTTCGCCAGCAGTCAGGAAGCACACTGTTCCACCATTTCCACCGCCTGTAATCCGTGCTCCGGTTATTCCGGGAAGGGCCATTGCGCGGTTTACCATGTCATCTGTTCTGCCGGTTCCTAGTCCGCAAGCCGAATAACTTTTATGTGATGCCAGCATCAACGCGCCCATTTCCCTGATGATTTCTTCTTGTTCAACATGCCTGGTTTGCATGCTGAGGTTTATTAAATACTCCCGGAAACGATGTACGTTTTTATTTTCATAGATGGGGTGGGCCGTACAGATCTTAACAGCGTACGTTTTGTTTTCTGCTATCGAAGTGATTGGATCGATGGTATCACCATAGTGTTCAATAAAATCTTTTCCTGTGATTTTTTCGGGTAGAAGATTTTTAAACCGATGGTCAAAATCATCCGCGGTCACGTTGCTGAGATAACCCTGAAAGGGGAGAGATGAAAAATCTTGATTGACTTTAGCACGCAATAAATCTTTCTTATCAATGCCAAGCGATCGGGCGATAATGGTGTATCCCATAAAAGCTGCGCAACGCACATCGCCATATGAAGCACCTGAAACCTGATGGCGAATCCCACTGTCAATGCCAACAAAGGCAATTTGTTTTGGTATTGGGATAGGTTCAAGTATGCGATCGGGTTGACAAATGATCGGAAGCAACGCTTCGGGATTGCCCAGGTAACTGGCGAGTTGATCCATCAACCCGCATGGTGCTCCGGCAATGTGGTTTTCAACCTGCTGCGCATATCGGGCCAGCTCGGTTCCGGAGAATGAAAGGGTAAAAGCTTTTTCCAGTACTTTCATGGTGGCGACTTCTACGGAGGCAGAAGAGGCAACACCTTTTCCGTGTGGTACGGTTGAATGAAATGTAAAGTCGGCACCTTTGAAATCAATGCTTTTTTCTTTCATTAAAATCAACGCACAGCCGAGGATATAGGCAGCCCATGATGTTTCTGTGTTTTTCCGAAACGCCTGTTGTGCATATCGGTAATCGACTTGTTCCTGGTTGAGGTATCTCCGGAAGTCATCCTTAAAAGTCAACACTTCACCATTTGATAGATAGCTGGTAATGTTACACTGATAATCATTTCGCAAGATGATTTCAACAGATGTTTGTTGGTTGATGGCTTTTTGCAAGACAAGCGAACCTGAGTAGTCAGCAATGCCGCCCATAACATCCAGTCGGCCGGGAGCGGAAGCAGTAAAGGTGGATGTGCTCATATTGTTAGCCGATGCTTTTTTAATAACTTCATTAGCACGGGCTTCACTTCGTGTTCAATGGCTTTATTGGCATAACCGATCCAGTTGATATCGGCTGTAAGGTTGAGTGGAGCATGTAAAGGATTTCCGGTACCATCCGTTATGATGATGCCCGCTTCCTGGCCGATGAGGTGAGCACACACATCGTACGGATGACACACATGTCCGCCCTCTATTCCTTCATTTCTAAGTTTGTTGTAGAGCAATCCGCGCAAGTCTGCTACGAACCGATCATGCCCCATTAGCAATTCATATAGTTGCCCACCACTGGATATGTACTGATCTTCAAACACCAAAGCTTTTCCTGATGGATTGGAAGGAGCCAAGGTGTGGATAAGTTCATCTTCGATAGCAGCCAGTATTTCGCGACCTGGCGGAAAGAAGCGGGCCAGTTGTGCAAAGCCACCGATAATGGAGGTGGCGTTAGAGGGTATGATCGTTTTTTCTTGAACTTCACCTGTCAACATATTCTCGCGATATGCGAAGCTTCCTTTTCCTTTTATGGCCCACAATACATCGGCCTGATATTGTCGGGTAGTGGGCAA contains these protein-coding regions:
- a CDS encoding glycoside hydrolase family 43 protein, producing the protein MKPIVVVIFLLLTFSCSQKQEQTQQYFTNPILSGFYPDPSICKVGDDFYMVTSTFAYYPGLPILHSKDLVNWETIGFAMDRPEQLNLDGHGVSRGLFAPSIRYHNGLYYITCTLIDTGGNFVITATDPAGPWSDPYWLPEVNGIDPSMYFDEDKAYILYNSIPPDDKSLYSGHRTIRMFAFDVDSMRVTGDEILLVNGGVDISKNPVWIEAPHIFKKDGYYYLICAEGGTAYNHSEVVFRSESATGPYVPWDKNPILTQRHLDPSRPNPITTTGHADFVELENGEWWAVFLGCRPYADKDYFNTGRETFLAPVKWIDRWPVINPDFEEVQYRYPVPVSGTTQSASNYSRFNHRYEFDEDKLHYNFQFLRTVREKWYSLSDHSGHLTLAVRPETCSGKMNPSFVAHRQPHLTGSASTSMAFSPATENEMAGLMIFQNETHFYFLAKTLVEGKPAIALYQSSVDGEEMKLLVSEEIDGEVVRLKIEARRDTYAFFFSVLDGDWTLLKENIDARFLSTREAGGFVGCMYAMYATSLGRKSTSMVNFDWFEVLSEDQ
- a CDS encoding galactokinase family protein encodes the protein MSTSTFTASAPGRLDVMGGIADYSGSLVLQKAINQQTSVEIILRNDYQCNITSYLSNGEVLTFKDDFRRYLNQEQVDYRYAQQAFRKNTETSWAAYILGCALILMKEKSIDFKGADFTFHSTVPHGKGVASSASVEVATMKVLEKAFTLSFSGTELARYAQQVENHIAGAPCGLMDQLASYLGNPEALLPIICQPDRILEPIPIPKQIAFVGIDSGIRHQVSGASYGDVRCAAFMGYTIIARSLGIDKKDLLRAKVNQDFSSLPFQGYLSNVTADDFDHRFKNLLPEKITGKDFIEHYGDTIDPITSIAENKTYAVKICTAHPIYENKNVHRFREYLINLSMQTRHVEQEEIIREMGALMLASHKSYSACGLGTGRTDDMVNRAMALPGITGARITGGGNGGTVCFLTAGETGMESAKQLHHQLSTQYKERLEWFT
- a CDS encoding inositol monophosphatase family protein; the encoded protein is MNHERIKNMLIETGKAVRQNIRHSLSVSSTHELSQVYAEKKEDTIYMIDREVEEHVLKIIEPLSTALGGIVLLAEGIGEDETGVVLPAENVQPNLRILMDPIDGTRGLMYDKRSAFFLAGAAPNKGSNTAFSDIEVAVMVELPTTRQYQADVLWAIKGKGSFAYRENMLTGEVQEKTIIPSNATSIIGGFAQLARFFPPGREILAAIEDELIHTLAPSNPSGKALVFEDQYISSGGQLYELLMGHDRFVADLRGLLYNKLRNEGIEGGHVCHPYDVCAHLIGQEAGIIITDGTGNPLHAPLNLTADINWIGYANKAIEHEVKPVLMKLLKKHRLTI